GGTGGCTGCTCAGTTCGCGATACAGCGCATCGAGCTGTTCGCGCGAGGTGGCGTTGATGGTCGCGGTCAGGCTGATGTAGCGCCCGCCCGACGACGGCCGCATTTCCAGGCTGGCGGGCACGAAGTCGGGCGCATGGCGCAGTACCACATTGACCATTTCCTGCGCGAAGTCGTCATGGCGCTCGCCCATGATCTTCAGCGGAAAGTCGGTCGGAAATTCGAGCAGGCTGTCAGTCATGTCAGCGTGTCACCAGCCGAACCACAGTCGTATCGTGTCCCAGATGCGGCGGAAGAAACCGCCTTCCTCGACCGCCGTCTGCGCCACCAGCGCCACTTCGCCGACCGGCTGGCCGTCGAGCAGCAGCTTCATCGTGCCCAGTTGCTGGCCGACGGCGATTGGCGCGATCACCGGCGTGGTCAGCACGATGTCGCGCGTGGCCTTGGCGGCCTGACCGCGCGGCAGCGTCAGCACCACGTCGCTGGCCGGGCCGACCGTCACCTGCGCCGCTGCACCTTTGTATACCGCGGGTTGGCCGAGCGCCTCGCCTGCGGACGCGAGCTTCGCGTTTTCGTAGGCGTTGAAGCCGTAGTTCAGCAGTGCGCGCGACGATTCGATGCGGCCGTTCTCGTTCGGCGCGCCCAGCAGCACTGACACCACGCGACGGCCGTCGCGCCTGGCCGACGACACCAGGCACCAGCCGGCGGCATCGGTGAAACCGGTCTTCAGCCCATCCACACTGGGGTCTATCGTCAGCAGCCGGTTGCGGTTGCCCTGCTTGATGTTGTTGTAGGTGTAGTCGAGCGTCGAATACAGCCCGTAGTACTCCGGAAAGTCACGGATCAGCGCGCGCGCCAGCAGCGACAGGTCGCGCGCGGTCGTGAAATGTCCGGCTTCCGTCAGGCCGTTGGCGTTGCGATACTGTGTGCCGGTCATGCCGAGGCGCTGCGCCTCGCGCGTCATCATCTGCGCGAACGCTTCCTCCGAACCGGCGATGACTTCGGCCAGTGCAACACAGGCGTCATTGCCGGACTGGATGATCATGCCCTTGAGCAGTTCTTCCACGGTGACCGGGCGATCCGGCGCGATGAACATTTTCGAGCCGCCGGTCTTCCAGGCCTTCACGCTGACCGGCACGGTCTGATCGGGTTTGAGCTGGCCGGTCTTGAGGGCCTTGAAAGTCAGATAGGCCGTCATCAGCTTGGTCAGCGAAGCCGGATCGACCTGTTCATCCGGTCGCGATTCGGCCATGACGGTGCCCGATTCATGGTCGACCAGCAGCCAGGATTTTGCATTCGGCTGCGGCGGCGGAATCAGGTCTGCAAGGACGGGAGACGGCATCAGCAGGCTCAGGACGGGAAGGACAAATGCGGTGCAGCGCAACAACTTCAGCATGTAGGTTTACCGGTGTGGAAGAACAGCTGGCATAGTTTAGCAAAGCTGGCCAGGTGGCCGGCATGGATGGTGCTTGATGCTGTATCGTGGTGCACTGCAAAATCCGCGGCGCACCAAGGTAAGGAACTTTTGACCGACGCCACGACTCGGAGGCCTCTATGGTTCTCGCACGTACACTGCTGTTCATCGGTTTGATGTTGATCGCGCTGTCGTCCCTCTGGACGAGTGCGGACACCGCCGTTGACGACAGTTTCGATGCACCGTTCGGGTGCGAAACATGCACCGGCGTCGAAGCGTCGCTGGCTGTGCCGCTCGATGCGCACAGCGCACTGAGCCATTTTCTCAGCATCGCGGGTGACCCGACCGATCCGGTCGCGGCCCACATCATCCCCGGCCGGTCCTTCTCTGCGCGTCCTGCGCTGGATAGCGAAGTGTTCGCTCTGCAGCAGCCCGAACCCGCGCAGGTTCTGTTGCGGCCACCCCGGCTCGCCTGATCGGGCGTCCTCCGGGGATGCCACGCGCCGGGTTCAGCCCGGTGCTCCTGACCGTTTCATGGCTGCGTGGCCGGACGTGCACGCAGCCGGTCCTGTCCATCGAAATCACTACGCAGATACATGAAAACAAAAGCAATTGCCTTGCTGGCCGTCCTTGGCCTTTGCGTGCAGGTGGCTCACGCCGCCGAGCCTTACACGCTGGAACAACTGAAGGCCCTGGCGCTGGAATCGAATCCTTCGCTGGGCGCCGCGCGGGCCGATGTCGACGTCAGTCGCGCCGACACCCTCACCGCGCGCGCCTACCCCAACCCGGAGCTGGAGGTGATGGGCGGCGACCGGAACTCGCGCGGTCCCAATCTCGCGCCCGGATCGCTCGGCACGATAGGCCTGTCTCAGCGCTTCGATTACCCGTCGCAACGCGATGCCCGGCTGCGCGTGGCCGAGGCCGGCGTGGTGTCGGCGCAGTCCGGCGTGCAGTCGTTCGAAATCGACCTGCTGGCGCAGTTGAAGCAGAACTACTACCTGGTCATCCGTTACCAGGACGAGCTGCGCGCCGCGCAGGAAGATCTGGAACTGGCGCGCTCGATCCGCAACCGGGTCGAAGTGCGCGTCAATACCGGCGAGGCGCCGCGTTATGAACTGATCCGCGCCGACACCGAACTGCTGACCGCGCAGAAGAACGCCGACGCTGCCGTGCTGCGCATCGTGCAGGCCAAGACCCGGCTGCGCGCGCTGGTCGCCGGTCAGTTGCCGGAAGAGTTCGAACTGCAGGGCGACCTCGAGCGCGATTTCGAGCTGCCGCCACTGGGTCAGCTGCGCGACGACATGCTGGCGCGCAACCCGGAAATCTTCCGTCTGAAGGCAGAAATCGATCGCTTCACCGAACAGCGCGAACTGGAAAGGCTGCGCCGCATGCCTGACGTGTCGCTCAAGCTGGCGCGCGACCGCGATCCGGAATATGAGGCCAACCGCATCGGTGTCGCCGTGACCATCCCGATCTTCGACCGCCGTCAGGGCCAGATCGCGCAGGCCGGTGCGCAGGTCGAGCGCACCCGCCTGCAGCTTGAAAACAGGCTGTTCCAGCTGCAGCAGCAGCTCGATGCCGCCTACCGCCAGTTCGAACTGTCGCGCAACCAGGTCAGCGCACTCGAAACCGGCATCGTGCGCGAAGCCGAAGCGGCGCTGAAGGTGGCCGAAGCCGCGTACCGGTTCGGCGAGCGCGGCATCCTTGATTTTCTCGACGCACAGCGCGTGTTCCGCGCGGTACGCAACGAACTGATCAGCGCGCGCTATGACCTGAGCGCCGCCGTGGTCGAGATCGAGCGGCTCAGCGCCGTGCGCTGACGCGCCGCCTGCCCGCTCCGCTACCCATTCCAATCATCAAGATCCTGGACCGAACATGACTTCAATCACCCGTCCGCTGCTCTACGCCAGCCTGCTTGGCGCCTCCCTGATATTCGCCGGCTGCGGCGAAGCCGACAAGGCCGAACCGACCAAGGCGGCTGCACCGGCCGACCCCAATCTGGTGTCGGCCGGTGAAAACCTGACCCGC
The sequence above is a segment of the Methyloversatilis sp. RAC08 genome. Coding sequences within it:
- a CDS encoding YbeD family protein, which encodes MTDSLLEFPTDFPLKIMGERHDDFAQEMVNVVLRHAPDFVPASLEMRPSSGGRYISLTATINATSREQLDALYRELSSHPMVKVVL
- a CDS encoding D-alanyl-D-alanine carboxypeptidase family protein, with the protein product MLKLLRCTAFVLPVLSLLMPSPVLADLIPPPQPNAKSWLLVDHESGTVMAESRPDEQVDPASLTKLMTAYLTFKALKTGQLKPDQTVPVSVKAWKTGGSKMFIAPDRPVTVEELLKGMIIQSGNDACVALAEVIAGSEEAFAQMMTREAQRLGMTGTQYRNANGLTEAGHFTTARDLSLLARALIRDFPEYYGLYSTLDYTYNNIKQGNRNRLLTIDPSVDGLKTGFTDAAGWCLVSSARRDGRRVVSVLLGAPNENGRIESSRALLNYGFNAYENAKLASAGEALGQPAVYKGAAAQVTVGPASDVVLTLPRGQAAKATRDIVLTTPVIAPIAVGQQLGTMKLLLDGQPVGEVALVAQTAVEEGGFFRRIWDTIRLWFGW
- a CDS encoding TolC family protein, whose amino-acid sequence is MKTKAIALLAVLGLCVQVAHAAEPYTLEQLKALALESNPSLGAARADVDVSRADTLTARAYPNPELEVMGGDRNSRGPNLAPGSLGTIGLSQRFDYPSQRDARLRVAEAGVVSAQSGVQSFEIDLLAQLKQNYYLVIRYQDELRAAQEDLELARSIRNRVEVRVNTGEAPRYELIRADTELLTAQKNADAAVLRIVQAKTRLRALVAGQLPEEFELQGDLERDFELPPLGQLRDDMLARNPEIFRLKAEIDRFTEQRELERLRRMPDVSLKLARDRDPEYEANRIGVAVTIPIFDRRQGQIAQAGAQVERTRLQLENRLFQLQQQLDAAYRQFELSRNQVSALETGIVREAEAALKVAEAAYRFGERGILDFLDAQRVFRAVRNELISARYDLSAAVVEIERLSAVR